In Engraulis encrasicolus isolate BLACKSEA-1 chromosome 24, IST_EnEncr_1.0, whole genome shotgun sequence, a single genomic region encodes these proteins:
- the degs1 gene encoding sphingolipid delta(4)-desaturase DES1, whose translation MGNRVAREDYEWVYTDQPHADRRKEILAKYPEIKSLMGPDPRLKWIVCMMVAIQFLAFYLVKDLDWKWVMFWTYAFGSCINHSMTLAIHEISHNTAFGNNRAKLNRWFAMFANLPIGLPYSASFKRYHLDHHRYLGGDGVDVDIPTEFEGWFFCTRVRKFIWIILQPLFYAVRPLCINPKPITQLEIANVLVQLAFNAVLYWMWGAKPVVYMLAGSMLGMGLHPISGHFIAEHYMFLKGHETYSYYGSLNLLTFNVGYHNEHHDFPSIPGRRLPMVKKIASEYYDDLPQYTSWVKVLYDFIMDDKLSPYSRVKRKLKGDIKQE comes from the exons ATGGGTAATCGTGTTGCTCGGGAAGATTACGAATGGGTGTATACGGATCAGCCCCATGCCGACCGAAGGAAAGAAATTTTAG CCAAGTACCCGGAGATCAAATCTCTAATGGGCCCTGACCCGCGGCTGAAGTGGATTGTGTGCATGATGGTGGCCATCCAGTTCCTGGCCTTCTACCTGGTGAAGGACCTGGACTGGAAGTGGGTGATGTTCTGGACGTACGCCTTCGGCAGCTGCATCAACCACTCCATGACGCTGGCCATCCACGAGATCTCGCACAACACGGCGTTTGGCAACAACCGCGCCAAGCTCAATCGCTGGTTCGCCATGTTCGCCAACCTGCCCATCGGCCTGCCGTACTCGGCCTCGTTCAAGCGCTACCACCTGGACCACCACCGCTACCTGGGCGGCGACGGCGTGGACGTGGACATCCCCACCGAGTTCGAGGGCTGGTTCTTCTGCACGCGCGTCCGCAAGTTCATCTGGATCATCCTGCAGCCGCTGTTCTACGCCGTGCGGCCGCTCTGCATCAACCCCAAGCCCATCACGCAGCTGGAGATTGCGAATGTGCTCGTGCAGTTGGCCTTCAACGCCGTGCTGTACTGGATGTGGGGCGCCAAGCCCGTGGTGTACATGCTGGCGGGCTCCATGCTGGGCATGGGGCTGCATCCGATATCGGGACACTTCATAGCGGAGCACTACATGTTCCTCAAGGGCCACGAGACATACTCCTACTACGGATCACTCAACCTGCTCACCTTCAACGTGGGCTACCACAACGAGCACCACGACTTCCCCAGCATACCCGGACGCAGGCTACCTATG GTGAAGAAGATTGCATCGGAGTACTATGACGACCTTCCCCAGTACACGTCGTGGGTTAAGGTGCTTTATGACTTCATCATGGACGATAAACTGAGCCCTTACTCCCGCGTCAAGAGAAAGCTCAAGGGAGACATTAAACAAGAGTGA
- the fbxo28 gene encoding F-box only protein 28 isoform X1: MAAIVERVDVGVGAPDSESISPRLSTPPPDQPHQNNPLLGLPIVAIETILNFLSYDEISLLRLVCKRMDMICQHMLNQGFIKVERYHSLCQKQVKAQLPRRESERRNHSLARHADILAAVETRLSLLNMTFMKYVDSNLCCFIPGKVIDEIYRVLRYVNSTRAPQRAHEVLQELRDISSMAMEYFDEKIVPILKKKLPGADLSGRLIGSTPGTRDVAGPSTSLTTMSLLAKNTPSRSEMTKVQQQVKVNGASMTALRREMQEVRVKQLEQQKQLQDQEQKLLEQSQVIGEQNARLAELEHKLRELMDRAAVGAGGAAAASSTTTTTGAGTATSAAGVAVPVRGSAGASTSSSSSSSSAGLAIASTSTGVTTATAAAAVALVVASPALATSEVSSIEEDGVPSLKRSRKSLDLPRHSKRLRSSKK, encoded by the exons ATGGCGGCCATCGTAGAGAGGGTAGATGTAGGCGTAGGAGCTCCAGATTCTGAATCTATTTCTCCCAGATTGTCCACCCCACCACCAGATCAGCCACACCAGAACAATCCCTTATTGGGACTTCCAATTGTGGCCATCGAGACGATTCTGAATTTCTTGTCTTACGATGAAATAAGCCTGCTACGCCTG GTGTGTAAGCGGATGGACATGATCTGTCAGCATATGCTGAACCAGGGCTTCATCAAGGTGGAGCGCTACCACAGCCTGTGCCAAAAACAGGTCAAAGCCCAGCTGCCCAG GAGAGAATCGGAGCGAAGGAACCACTCGCTGGCGCGCCATGCAGACATCCTGGCTGCCGTGGAGACTCGCCTCTCCCTGCTCAATATGACCTTCATGAAATATGTCGACTCCAACCTCTGCTGCTTCATACCTGGAAAG GTGATTGATGAGATCTACCGCGTGCTGCGCTACGTGAACTCCACGCGGGCTCCTCAGCGCGCCCACGAGGTGCTGCAGGAGCTGCGGGACATCTCCTCCATGGCCATGGAGTACTTCGACGAGAAGATCGTGCCCATCCTCAAGAAGAAGCTGCCGGGGGCAGACCTCTCGGGAAGGCTCATCGGGTCCACCCCAGGTACGCGTGATG TGGCCGGCCCGTCGACCTCCCTGACCACCATGTCTCTGCTGGCCAAGAACACGCCGTCACGCTCCGAGATGACCAAGGTGCAGCAGCAGGTGAAGGTGAACGGGGCGTCCATGACGGCGCTGCGGCGCGAGATGCAGGAGGTGCGGGTCAAGCAGCTGGAGCAGCAGAAGCAGCTGCAGGACCAGGAGCAGAAGCTGCTGGAGCAGTCGCAGGTCATCGGCGAGCAGAACGCGCGCCTGGCCGAACTGGAGCACAAGCTGCGCGAACTGATGGACCGCGCCGCCGTGGGCGCCGGCGGTGCTGCTGCCGCGTcgtccacaaccaccaccaccggcgCGGGGACGGCCACCTCAGCAGCGGGTGTAGCTGTGCCCGTACGGGGCTCTGCAGGGGCCTCCACATCTTCGTCCTCTTCGTCTTCTTCTGCAGGCTTGGCTATTGCCAGCACATCCACAGGAGTGACGACAgcgacggcagcagcagcagtggcgctTGTTGTTGCTTCGCCGGCGTTGGCGACATCCGAGGTGTCCTCCATCGAGGAGGATGGTGTCCCATCTCTCAAGCGCTCCAGGAAGAGTCTGGATCTTCCGCGGCACTCCAAACGTCTCCGCAGCAGCAAGAAGTAG
- the fbxo28 gene encoding F-box only protein 28 isoform X2, translating into MAAIVERVDVGVGAPDSESISPRLSTPPPDQPHQNNPLLGLPIVAIETILNFLSYDEISLLRLVCKRMDMICQHMLNQGFIKVERYHSLCQKQVKAQLPRRESERRNHSLARHADILAAVETRLSLLNMTFMKYVDSNLCCFIPGKVIDEIYRVLRYVNSTRAPQRAHEVLQELRDISSMAMEYFDEKIVPILKKKLPGADLSGRLIGSTPVAGPSTSLTTMSLLAKNTPSRSEMTKVQQQVKVNGASMTALRREMQEVRVKQLEQQKQLQDQEQKLLEQSQVIGEQNARLAELEHKLRELMDRAAVGAGGAAAASSTTTTTGAGTATSAAGVAVPVRGSAGASTSSSSSSSSAGLAIASTSTGVTTATAAAAVALVVASPALATSEVSSIEEDGVPSLKRSRKSLDLPRHSKRLRSSKK; encoded by the exons ATGGCGGCCATCGTAGAGAGGGTAGATGTAGGCGTAGGAGCTCCAGATTCTGAATCTATTTCTCCCAGATTGTCCACCCCACCACCAGATCAGCCACACCAGAACAATCCCTTATTGGGACTTCCAATTGTGGCCATCGAGACGATTCTGAATTTCTTGTCTTACGATGAAATAAGCCTGCTACGCCTG GTGTGTAAGCGGATGGACATGATCTGTCAGCATATGCTGAACCAGGGCTTCATCAAGGTGGAGCGCTACCACAGCCTGTGCCAAAAACAGGTCAAAGCCCAGCTGCCCAG GAGAGAATCGGAGCGAAGGAACCACTCGCTGGCGCGCCATGCAGACATCCTGGCTGCCGTGGAGACTCGCCTCTCCCTGCTCAATATGACCTTCATGAAATATGTCGACTCCAACCTCTGCTGCTTCATACCTGGAAAG GTGATTGATGAGATCTACCGCGTGCTGCGCTACGTGAACTCCACGCGGGCTCCTCAGCGCGCCCACGAGGTGCTGCAGGAGCTGCGGGACATCTCCTCCATGGCCATGGAGTACTTCGACGAGAAGATCGTGCCCATCCTCAAGAAGAAGCTGCCGGGGGCAGACCTCTCGGGAAGGCTCATCGGGTCCACCCCAG TGGCCGGCCCGTCGACCTCCCTGACCACCATGTCTCTGCTGGCCAAGAACACGCCGTCACGCTCCGAGATGACCAAGGTGCAGCAGCAGGTGAAGGTGAACGGGGCGTCCATGACGGCGCTGCGGCGCGAGATGCAGGAGGTGCGGGTCAAGCAGCTGGAGCAGCAGAAGCAGCTGCAGGACCAGGAGCAGAAGCTGCTGGAGCAGTCGCAGGTCATCGGCGAGCAGAACGCGCGCCTGGCCGAACTGGAGCACAAGCTGCGCGAACTGATGGACCGCGCCGCCGTGGGCGCCGGCGGTGCTGCTGCCGCGTcgtccacaaccaccaccaccggcgCGGGGACGGCCACCTCAGCAGCGGGTGTAGCTGTGCCCGTACGGGGCTCTGCAGGGGCCTCCACATCTTCGTCCTCTTCGTCTTCTTCTGCAGGCTTGGCTATTGCCAGCACATCCACAGGAGTGACGACAgcgacggcagcagcagcagtggcgctTGTTGTTGCTTCGCCGGCGTTGGCGACATCCGAGGTGTCCTCCATCGAGGAGGATGGTGTCCCATCTCTCAAGCGCTCCAGGAAGAGTCTGGATCTTCCGCGGCACTCCAAACGTCTCCGCAGCAGCAAGAAGTAG